From Actinopolyspora lacussalsi, a single genomic window includes:
- a CDS encoding glycosyltransferase involved in cell wall biosynthesis (product_source=COG0438; cath_funfam=3.40.50.2000; cog=COG0438; pfam=PF13439,PF13692; superfamily=53756) → MRIALLSYRSKPHSGGQGIYVRHLSSGLAELGHEVEVLSGQPYPELDEGVRLTRVPSLDLYRESDPFRTPHPRELRGPLDLAELGIMWSAGFPEPLTFSLRAARILRSRAGEFDVVHDNQSLGYGLLNLRRSGIPLVATVHHPITHDRRVELAAAQGWRKLGVRRWYGFLRMQRRVARRVPRVLTVSESSAEDIVRDFAVDRANLRVVPLGVDPEVFRPPHRPRVPGRIVAMASADTPMKGIGTLLESVAKLRTERAVELVLVAKPTKGGPTERLIEELAIGDVVRTVSGLTDERLAELFGSAEIACVPSLYEGFSLPTVEAMACGTPLVASRAGAIPEVVGPDGTTAELVPPGDAEALAARLGTLLADPSRRAALGEAGRQRVLTRYSWSSVAAATVDCYAEAIEASRKGR, encoded by the coding sequence GTGCGAATTGCGCTGCTTTCCTATCGAAGCAAGCCGCACAGCGGCGGGCAGGGTATCTATGTTCGTCACCTCAGCAGCGGACTCGCCGAACTCGGACACGAGGTCGAGGTCCTGTCGGGACAGCCGTATCCGGAACTGGACGAGGGAGTGCGGCTGACCCGGGTTCCCAGCCTCGATCTTTACCGGGAGTCCGACCCGTTCCGAACCCCGCACCCCCGTGAGCTGCGCGGCCCGCTCGACCTGGCCGAACTGGGGATCATGTGGTCGGCGGGCTTTCCCGAACCGTTGACGTTCAGCCTGCGTGCCGCACGGATACTGCGCTCCAGGGCGGGCGAGTTCGACGTCGTGCACGACAACCAGTCCCTCGGTTACGGCCTGCTCAACCTGCGCCGCTCCGGGATTCCGCTGGTGGCCACCGTGCACCATCCCATCACCCACGACCGGCGTGTCGAACTGGCGGCCGCCCAGGGGTGGCGCAAGCTCGGGGTTCGACGCTGGTACGGCTTCCTGCGGATGCAGCGCCGAGTGGCCCGCCGCGTCCCCCGAGTGCTGACCGTCTCGGAGTCCTCGGCCGAGGACATCGTGCGCGACTTCGCCGTGGACCGGGCGAACCTGCGGGTCGTGCCGCTCGGGGTGGACCCCGAGGTTTTCCGCCCACCCCATCGCCCCAGGGTTCCGGGGCGAATCGTGGCCATGGCCAGCGCGGACACCCCGATGAAGGGCATCGGTACGCTACTGGAGTCAGTGGCGAAACTGCGCACCGAGCGCGCCGTGGAACTGGTGCTGGTCGCCAAACCCACCAAGGGTGGGCCCACCGAGCGGTTGATCGAGGAACTGGCCATCGGTGACGTGGTCCGAACGGTCAGCGGACTCACCGACGAGCGGCTCGCCGAGCTGTTCGGCTCCGCCGAGATCGCCTGTGTTCCGTCGCTGTACGAGGGCTTCTCGCTGCCGACGGTGGAGGCCATGGCCTGCGGTACCCCGCTGGTCGCGAGCCGGGCTGGTGCGATTCCCGAAGTGGTGGGGCCCGACGGAACCACCGCCGAACTCGTGCCGCCCGGCGACGCGGAAGCACTCGCCGCGAGGTTGGGCACGCTGCTGGCCGATCCCAGCCGCAGGGCCGCGCTGGGCGAAGCGGGCAGACAGCGGGTTCTCACCCGCTACAGCTGGTCGTCGGTGGCAGCCGCCACGGTCGACTGCTACGCCGAGGCGATCGAAGCAAGCAGAAAAGGGCGGTGA
- a CDS encoding ubiquinone/menaquinone biosynthesis C-methylase UbiE (product_source=COG2226; cath_funfam=3.40.50.150; cog=COG2226; pfam=PF08241; superfamily=53335) has protein sequence MLTVDFDTLGVRPGQRVLDLGCGAGRHAFELYRRGLDVVAFDHDESDLADVAAMFGAMEQAGEVPATGAATTVQGDALDLPFPDESFDHVIASEILEHIPEDDKAMHELVRVLKPGGRVSVTVPNRFPERVCWALSEEYHRVEGGHVRIYQRQQLFGRLRSAGLRPVHHHYAHALHSPYWWLKCAVGVDRDHPFTRLYHRLLVWDMLRAPWLTRSLERALNPVLGKSIVTYLYKPGVTIA, from the coding sequence TTGCTGACGGTGGATTTCGACACGCTCGGAGTACGACCGGGCCAGCGAGTGCTGGATCTGGGGTGTGGTGCCGGTCGGCACGCGTTCGAACTCTATCGGCGCGGGCTGGACGTGGTTGCCTTCGACCACGACGAATCCGATCTGGCCGACGTGGCCGCGATGTTCGGCGCCATGGAGCAGGCGGGCGAGGTTCCCGCCACGGGGGCTGCCACCACCGTGCAGGGCGACGCGCTCGACCTGCCGTTTCCGGACGAGTCCTTCGATCACGTCATCGCCTCGGAGATCCTCGAGCACATTCCCGAGGACGACAAGGCGATGCACGAGCTGGTACGGGTCCTCAAACCGGGTGGGCGCGTGTCCGTCACCGTTCCCAACCGGTTCCCGGAACGGGTCTGCTGGGCACTGTCCGAGGAGTACCACCGCGTCGAGGGTGGCCACGTTCGTATCTACCAGCGACAGCAGTTGTTCGGCAGGCTGCGCTCGGCCGGACTGCGGCCGGTTCACCACCACTACGCCCACGCGCTGCACTCGCCGTACTGGTGGCTGAAGTGCGCGGTGGGGGTCGATCGTGATCACCCGTTCACGCGGTTGTACCACCGACTGCTGGTGTGGGACATGCTCCGGGCACCGTGGTTGACCAGGAGCCTGGAGCGCGCCCTCAACCCGGTGCTGGGCAAGAGCATCGTCACCTACCTCTACAAGCCCGGGGTGACAATTGCCTGA
- a CDS encoding hypothetical protein (product_source=Hypo-rule applied; superfamily=48208): MPEVPAVDGVLSATEVATTVESVRAVQEPSGAIPWYPGGHLDPWDHVESAMALSAGGHFAAAERAYEWSARNQRADGSWPMRFRNGGIEDHGADTNFCAYLAVGVWHHFLITGDREFAARLWPTVRAGIDLVLSAQLPRGEIRWAVGVDGSTLPESLLTGCSSIHHSLRCALALAESMGSPQPSWEIALGRLGHVLRAHPEAFTSKDRYSMDWYYPVLGGAVRGEQGRERLRGRWSDFVVAGLGARCVSDHPWVTGAETCELVLSLDALGWHSDAVRLFRDMQHLRETDGSYWTGFVYSDAKNWPVEHTTWTAAAVVLAADALSRTTPGNGVFRARGLPDGLLGENESECGCLTEADPATDALQHP; encoded by the coding sequence TTGCCTGAGGTTCCGGCGGTCGACGGAGTGCTGTCGGCGACCGAGGTGGCCACCACCGTCGAATCCGTCCGAGCCGTCCAGGAACCCTCCGGGGCGATCCCCTGGTACCCGGGTGGACACCTCGATCCGTGGGATCACGTCGAATCGGCCATGGCGCTGTCCGCGGGTGGGCACTTCGCCGCCGCCGAGCGGGCCTACGAGTGGTCGGCCCGCAACCAGCGTGCCGACGGGTCCTGGCCCATGCGGTTCCGGAACGGCGGGATCGAGGACCACGGCGCGGACACCAACTTCTGCGCCTATCTCGCGGTCGGCGTCTGGCACCACTTCCTTATCACCGGTGATCGTGAGTTCGCGGCGCGGTTGTGGCCCACCGTACGAGCCGGGATCGATCTCGTGCTCTCGGCCCAACTGCCCCGCGGCGAGATTCGCTGGGCGGTCGGCGTCGACGGGAGCACGCTACCGGAGTCGCTGCTCACCGGGTGTTCCAGTATTCACCACAGCCTGCGCTGCGCGTTGGCGCTGGCCGAGTCGATGGGCAGCCCCCAGCCGAGCTGGGAGATCGCGTTGGGGCGGTTGGGCCACGTGCTGCGTGCCCACCCGGAGGCGTTCACGAGCAAGGACCGCTACTCGATGGACTGGTACTACCCCGTCCTCGGCGGTGCGGTCCGCGGTGAGCAGGGTCGCGAGCGGTTGCGTGGCCGCTGGTCCGACTTCGTGGTCGCCGGTCTCGGTGCCCGTTGCGTGTCCGACCACCCCTGGGTAACCGGTGCTGAGACCTGCGAACTCGTGTTGAGCCTGGACGCGCTCGGCTGGCACTCCGACGCCGTTCGACTGTTCCGCGATATGCAGCACCTGCGTGAGACCGACGGTTCCTACTGGACCGGCTTCGTCTACAGCGACGCCAAGAACTGGCCCGTGGAGCACACCACCTGGACTGCGGCCGCCGTGGTCCTGGCTGCTGACGCGCTTTCCCGGACCACACCGGGGAACGGTGTTTTCCGTGCGAGAGGACTGCCGGACGGGCTGCTCGGCGAGAACGAGTCCGAGTGCGGTTGCCTAACCGAGGCAGACCCCGCCACCGACGCGCTGCAGCACCCGTAG
- a CDS encoding putative O-methyltransferase YrrM (product_source=COG4122; cog=COG4122; pfam=PF13578; superfamily=53335), producing the protein MAAASPTDATADAPRHRMPPRLLEAARSATGFMPDSEGTALFETAMAYLADGVAVEIGTYCGKSAIYLGAAAAATGGLVVTVDHHRGSEEHQPGWEYHDPELVDPADERLDTLGRFRRTISDAGLEDRVMAVVGGSTALAAIWRTPISMLFVDGGHTDEAASADFEGWSPWIRRGGALVLHDVFPDPADGGRAPYRIYRRALNSGEFREVSVTGSLRVLQRVGGGVCLG; encoded by the coding sequence GTGGCCGCAGCCTCGCCGACAGACGCCACAGCCGACGCACCGCGGCACCGAATGCCACCGCGGTTGCTCGAAGCAGCCCGTTCCGCGACCGGATTCATGCCGGATTCCGAGGGCACGGCGTTGTTCGAAACAGCGATGGCGTACCTCGCCGACGGGGTCGCCGTGGAGATCGGTACCTACTGCGGCAAATCGGCGATCTACCTGGGAGCCGCTGCCGCCGCGACCGGTGGCCTGGTGGTGACGGTCGACCACCACCGGGGTTCCGAGGAGCACCAACCGGGCTGGGAGTACCACGACCCCGAACTGGTGGATCCCGCGGACGAACGGCTGGACACGCTGGGACGGTTCCGCCGGACCATCTCCGATGCCGGACTCGAGGACCGGGTCATGGCGGTCGTGGGCGGCTCGACCGCACTCGCCGCGATCTGGCGCACCCCGATCTCGATGCTGTTCGTCGACGGCGGGCACACCGACGAGGCGGCGAGCGCCGACTTCGAGGGCTGGTCCCCCTGGATACGCCGTGGGGGAGCACTGGTGCTGCACGACGTGTTCCCCGATCCCGCCGACGGCGGCCGAGCACCGTACCGGATCTACCGAAGAGCCCTGAACAGCGGTGAGTTCCGCGAGGTCTCGGTCACCGGCTCGCTACGGGTGCTGCAGCGCGTCGGTGGCGGGGTCTGCCTCGGTTAG
- a CDS encoding RimJ/RimL family protein N-acetyltransferase (product_source=COG1670; cog=COG1670; pfam=PF13302; superfamily=55729): MASLSLTTERLLIRGWRVEDADAAFRIYGNPEVAMWLAPMMQRVTDPSAMRSVLEAWVESAPNLAPPTGRWAMVRRSDNVLIGGLALRLLPPYEEDIEIRWQVSQHEWGKGYATEGARALLGWAFTQDVDEVFAVARSSNARAVATARKLGMEWVGETTKYYGLLLQVFRVRRADFNGPVPPR; the protein is encoded by the coding sequence ATGGCGTCACTCTCGCTGACCACCGAGCGGTTGTTGATACGCGGCTGGAGGGTCGAGGACGCCGATGCGGCTTTCCGCATCTACGGCAATCCCGAAGTCGCGATGTGGCTGGCCCCCATGATGCAGCGCGTCACCGATCCGAGTGCTATGCGCTCGGTGCTGGAGGCGTGGGTGGAGTCCGCCCCCAATCTGGCACCGCCGACCGGGCGCTGGGCGATGGTGCGCCGCTCGGACAACGTGCTGATCGGTGGGCTCGCGCTGCGCCTGCTCCCGCCCTACGAGGAGGACATCGAGATCCGGTGGCAGGTCAGTCAGCACGAGTGGGGGAAGGGCTATGCCACGGAAGGTGCGCGGGCGCTGCTCGGGTGGGCGTTCACCCAGGACGTCGACGAGGTCTTCGCGGTCGCGCGTTCCTCCAACGCACGTGCGGTCGCCACCGCGCGAAAGCTCGGCATGGAGTGGGTCGGTGAGACCACCAAGTACTACGGCCTGCTGTTGCAGGTGTTTCGCGTCCGGCGGGCCGACTTCAACGGCCCGGTCCCCCCGCGGTAG
- a CDS encoding acyl-CoA synthetase (AMP-forming)/AMP-acid ligase II (product_source=COG0318; cath_funfam=2.30.38.10,3.30.300.30,3.40.50.980; cog=COG0318; pfam=PF00501; superfamily=56801), which translates to MESTAAEFAPHDGTTTLTGYLDRSAVERPDATAITFVDYEASRDGLTTSLTISELHRRVHAVAAWTAHRCEQGERVAILAPQGIEYVIGFLGAIRAGAIAVPLFQPDMPGQEGRLDAVLDDCEPACVLTTKDTFDRVREVIRQRGARAPRECLAVDTLQEDWSSESLPPTAAPDDVAYLQYTSGSTRVPAGVRITHANVVANARQALSAYFGERIEGGATVSWLPLFHDMGLVLSVAAPVVGGIKSVLLDPAAFLRQPGRWLRQLAANPRCITAAPNFAFDYTAARVTDREKAWTRLDRVVAMINGSEPVLPSTVERFNRAFEFCGLRPETHRCSFGLAEATVFVATSPAGTAPRSVRFDRDSLGRGAAVTANDDAPSSTLVSCGSPLGQRVAIVGPESHRPLPEAAVGEIWVNGPNIGQGYWKWDGAASDEVFRARLHEAGELPETGWLRTGDLGVRYDGELFVTGRIKDLIILDGRNHYPQDLEQTVEQRSEVRKHHTAAFSVSVDDTERVVIAAEYSRSLPPEGRFPSEIETALRKDIANAHGVSVHELLLLEPDTVPHTSSGKVARRECRRRYLDGELSSEKAHD; encoded by the coding sequence ATGGAATCTACGGCCGCGGAGTTCGCGCCGCACGACGGGACGACGACTCTGACCGGGTACCTGGACCGCTCCGCGGTGGAGCGACCGGATGCCACCGCGATCACCTTCGTCGACTACGAGGCGAGCAGGGACGGTCTCACCACTTCGTTGACGATCTCCGAGTTGCATCGTCGTGTTCACGCGGTGGCGGCCTGGACGGCACACCGCTGTGAGCAGGGAGAACGGGTGGCGATCCTCGCTCCGCAGGGAATCGAGTACGTCATCGGCTTCCTGGGAGCCATCCGGGCCGGTGCCATCGCGGTTCCGCTGTTCCAGCCGGACATGCCCGGCCAGGAGGGCAGGCTCGATGCCGTACTCGACGACTGCGAACCGGCGTGCGTGCTGACCACGAAGGACACGTTCGACCGGGTTCGAGAGGTGATCCGGCAGCGCGGTGCCCGTGCGCCGCGTGAGTGCCTGGCCGTAGACACCCTCCAGGAGGATTGGTCGTCCGAGTCGCTTCCGCCGACCGCCGCACCGGATGATGTCGCCTACCTGCAGTACACCTCCGGTTCGACGCGGGTGCCCGCAGGCGTGCGGATCACGCACGCCAATGTGGTCGCCAACGCGCGACAGGCCCTGTCGGCCTACTTCGGCGAGCGTATCGAGGGCGGGGCCACCGTCAGCTGGCTACCGCTGTTCCACGACATGGGGCTGGTGCTGTCCGTGGCTGCCCCCGTGGTGGGTGGCATAAAGTCCGTGTTGCTGGACCCCGCGGCGTTCCTGCGGCAGCCGGGACGCTGGTTACGCCAGCTCGCGGCGAACCCGCGCTGCATCACCGCCGCTCCCAACTTCGCCTTCGACTACACCGCGGCCAGGGTGACCGACCGGGAGAAGGCGTGGACGAGACTGGACCGGGTGGTCGCGATGATCAACGGCAGCGAGCCCGTGCTGCCGTCGACCGTGGAGCGGTTCAACCGAGCGTTCGAGTTCTGCGGTCTGCGCCCGGAGACCCACCGTTGCTCGTTCGGACTGGCGGAGGCGACCGTGTTCGTCGCCACCAGCCCGGCCGGGACCGCTCCCCGAAGTGTTCGGTTCGACCGCGATTCCCTCGGTAGGGGAGCAGCGGTAACGGCGAACGACGATGCCCCGTCGAGCACGCTGGTCTCCTGCGGCAGCCCGCTCGGGCAGCGGGTGGCCATCGTCGGTCCCGAGTCCCACCGCCCGCTCCCGGAAGCGGCAGTGGGGGAGATCTGGGTGAACGGCCCCAACATCGGACAGGGCTACTGGAAGTGGGACGGTGCCGCCTCCGACGAGGTTTTCCGAGCTCGATTGCACGAAGCCGGTGAGCTACCGGAAACCGGCTGGCTGCGCACCGGTGATCTCGGGGTTCGTTACGACGGTGAGCTGTTCGTGACGGGCAGGATCAAGGATCTGATCATTCTGGACGGTCGGAACCACTATCCGCAGGATCTGGAGCAGACCGTGGAACAGCGCTCCGAGGTGCGCAAGCACCACACCGCGGCGTTCTCCGTCAGCGTCGACGACACCGAACGAGTGGTGATAGCCGCCGAGTACTCCCGCTCGCTTCCGCCCGAAGGACGGTTCCCCTCGGAGATCGAAACGGCCCTGCGCAAGGACATCGCCAACGCGCACGGCGTGAGCGTGCACGAGCTGCTGCTGCTCGAACCGGACACCGTCCCCCACACGTCCAGCGGCAAGGTTGCGCGCCGCGAGTGCAGGCGGCGTTACCTCGATGGCGAACTGAGCTCGGAGAAAGCCCATGACTGA